In a single window of the Sebaldella sp. S0638 genome:
- a CDS encoding helix-turn-helix domain-containing protein has protein sequence MMEKIDLRTNPNLIIVLGEYIRSKRVEKGIGLREMAEHLSISPAYLSNLESGKHPMVNPLLLKKISRKLNIDHLKLFKIIGYTDKDTEELKKEITSELLDEIDDVEIGKILGRLMEMSQDELELVKQYIEFISKK, from the coding sequence ATGATGGAGAAAATAGACCTAAGGACAAATCCAAATCTGATTATAGTATTAGGTGAGTACATAAGAAGTAAAAGAGTAGAAAAGGGAATAGGGCTGAGGGAAATGGCAGAACATCTGAGTATAAGTCCGGCATATTTATCAAATTTAGAATCTGGTAAGCATCCAATGGTAAATCCTCTCCTTCTAAAAAAAATTTCCAGAAAGTTAAATATTGATCACTTAAAATTATTTAAAATAATCGGATATACGGATAAAGACACCGAGGAATTGAAAAAAGAGATTACGTCAGAGCTTCTGGATGAGATAGATGACGTCGAAATTGGGAAGATCCTCGGCAGACTTATGGAAATGTCTCAGGATGAGCTGGAACTGGTAAAACAATACATAGAATTTATATCGAAAAAATAA
- a CDS encoding HAD family hydrolase: MIKLIILDVDGTLTKGGILIGNNGEEFKEFNVKDGYMIANARKKCGKIFAVITGRTSKIVSIRAGELGITHLYQGIDDKVVVYDQLKKELGISDEEIAYIGDDLNDFEVMQKAGLVGAPADACKEILETADFISSKNGGEGAVREFLEYILKKENSWNKIVQSN; the protein is encoded by the coding sequence ATGATAAAATTAATAATTTTGGACGTGGACGGTACTCTTACCAAGGGAGGAATACTAATAGGCAATAACGGGGAAGAGTTTAAAGAGTTTAACGTAAAAGACGGTTATATGATAGCAAATGCAAGAAAAAAATGCGGGAAAATTTTTGCCGTTATTACAGGAAGAACTTCAAAAATAGTAAGTATCAGAGCCGGAGAACTGGGGATCACACATCTCTATCAGGGAATAGATGATAAAGTAGTGGTATATGATCAGCTGAAAAAAGAACTGGGAATTTCTGACGAAGAAATAGCCTATATAGGTGATGACTTAAATGATTTTGAAGTGATGCAGAAAGCTGGACTTGTAGGAGCACCGGCAGATGCCTGTAAAGAAATACTGGAAACAGCTGATTTTATTTCTTCTAAAAATGGAGGAGAGGGAGCTGTCAGGGAGTTTTTAGAGTATATATTAAAAAAAGAAAATTCTTGGAATAAAATAGTTCAAAGCAATTAG
- a CDS encoding L-ribulose-5-phosphate 3-epimerase: MYKFDKLVMGIYEKALPKKESWSTKIDIAKEAGYDFIEISVDESDERLARLNWNNDEIKNMNNLLIDKDFRIPSMTFSGQKRFPMGSMDNATREKSMDLMKKAVELADKLGIRVIQVPGYDVYYEERSDKTREMFIQNLKKASEWASKACITLAIENMENTFLNSVTKYMEIAEEVDSPWLKLYPDLGNLTAWTHDEVYNELEKGIKAQQIIAIHLKEAKKVTDTFGGIFRELEFGTGDVDFVKTFETLKKSEFKGPFLVEMWNESSNTPLEDIKKVREWMLSRMKEGGFI, encoded by the coding sequence ATGTACAAATTTGACAAACTGGTAATGGGAATATACGAAAAAGCCCTTCCCAAAAAAGAAAGCTGGAGTACCAAAATTGATATTGCAAAAGAAGCCGGCTATGACTTTATCGAGATTTCTGTTGATGAATCTGATGAAAGACTTGCAAGGCTCAACTGGAACAATGACGAAATTAAAAATATGAATAACCTTCTTATTGATAAAGATTTCAGAATCCCTTCCATGACTTTCAGCGGTCAGAAAAGATTTCCCATGGGAAGTATGGATAATGCCACAAGAGAAAAATCCATGGACTTAATGAAAAAAGCCGTTGAACTGGCTGATAAACTTGGTATCAGAGTTATTCAGGTTCCCGGTTATGATGTTTACTATGAAGAAAGAAGCGACAAAACAAGGGAAATGTTTATACAAAACTTAAAGAAAGCCTCTGAATGGGCTTCTAAAGCATGTATTACCCTCGCTATAGAAAATATGGAAAATACATTTCTTAATTCAGTAACTAAATATATGGAAATAGCAGAAGAAGTAGACTCGCCATGGCTGAAACTGTACCCTGACCTTGGGAACCTCACAGCATGGACACATGATGAAGTATATAATGAACTGGAAAAAGGAATAAAAGCACAGCAGATAATAGCAATACACCTAAAGGAAGCAAAGAAAGTAACAGATACTTTCGGAGGAATATTCAGGGAGCTGGAATTCGGAACAGGTGATGTAGATTTCGTAAAAACATTTGAAACATTGAAAAAGTCTGAATTCAAAGGGCCTTTCCTAGTGGAAATGTGGAACGAAAGCAGTAATACACCATTAGAAGACATAAAAAAGGTAAGAGAGTGGATGTTATCAAGAATGAAGGAAGGAGGATTTATCTAA
- the araD gene encoding L-ribulose-5-phosphate 4-epimerase has translation MLEELKERVYRANMELPEKGLILYTWGNVSGIDREKGLIVIKPSGVEYENMKASDMVVVDLEGNVAEGDLNPSSDTATHIELYKAFEEVGGIVHTHSTWATIWAQSGRDIKAYGTTHADYFYGSIPCTRKMTTEEIEGEYEKETGKVIVETYKERGLNPLYVPGVLVNSHGPFTWGKTPEEAVHNSVVLEEIGRMAASMEMFNSGKESMQQELLDKHFLRKHGANAYYGQKK, from the coding sequence ATGCTTGAAGAATTAAAAGAAAGAGTATATAGGGCAAATATGGAACTTCCTGAAAAAGGACTGATATTATATACATGGGGAAATGTAAGCGGAATAGACAGGGAAAAAGGACTTATCGTAATAAAGCCAAGCGGAGTGGAATATGAGAATATGAAAGCTTCTGACATGGTAGTGGTAGACCTTGAAGGAAATGTAGCGGAAGGAGACTTGAACCCGTCATCAGACACAGCAACTCACATAGAACTGTATAAAGCCTTTGAAGAAGTGGGAGGAATAGTTCATACTCACTCAACATGGGCAACAATATGGGCGCAAAGCGGAAGAGATATAAAGGCATACGGGACAACCCATGCAGATTATTTCTACGGCTCGATTCCTTGTACAAGAAAGATGACAACAGAAGAAATAGAAGGGGAATATGAAAAGGAAACAGGCAAAGTGATAGTAGAAACATATAAAGAGAGAGGGCTGAATCCTTTGTATGTACCAGGAGTATTGGTAAACAGCCATGGACCGTTTACATGGGGGAAGACACCGGAAGAAGCGGTACATAATTCAGTGGTATTGGAAGAGATAGGAAGAATGGCAGCAAGTATGGAAATGTTTAACAGCGGTAAAGAGAGTATGCAGCAGGAGCTTCTGGATAAACATTTTCTGAGAAAACACGGGGCTAATGCTTATTACGGGCAAAAAAAATAA